Proteins co-encoded in one Eremothecium sinecaudum strain ATCC 58844 chromosome VI, complete sequence genomic window:
- the PRE6 gene encoding proteasome core particle subunit alpha 4 (Syntenic homolog of Ashbya gossypii AAR012C; Syntenic homolog of Saccharomyces cerevisiae YOL038W (PRE6); 1-intron in Ashbya gossypii) gives MSGYDRALSIFSPNGHIFQVEYALEAVKRGTCTVGVKGTECVVLGCERRSTLKLQDPRITPSKVSKIDNHVILSFAGLNADSRILIEKARVEAQSHRLTLEDPVTVEYMTRYIAGVQQKYTQSGGVRPFGVSTLIAGFDPRDNSPKLYQTEPSGIYSAWSAQAIGRNSKTVREFLEKNYLKQNPPSSEQDCVKLTVKALLEVVQTGAKNIEVTVVKPNSEILTLTTDQITTYVQEIEQEKQQEFEKKKQGE, from the exons ATGAGTGGTTATGACAGGGCGCTATCTATTTTCTC ACCTAATGGCCATATTTTTCAGGTTGAATACGCTTTGGAAGCTGTAAAGAGGGGTACATGTACAGTGGGCGTAAAAGGTACCGAATGTGTTGTGTTGGGATGCGAGCGTAGATCAACACTAAAACTTCAAGATCCACGTATAACCCCATCCAAGGTATCCAAGATCGACAATCATGTTATATTATCATTTGCAGGTCTCAATGCGGACTCGCGGATTCTAATTGAAAAGGCTCGTGTCGAAGCCCAATCACATAGGCTTACCTTGGAGGATCCAGTAACAGTAGAGTACATGACGCGTTACATAGCTGGAGTACAGCAAAAGTACACCCAATCGGGTGGTGTCAGACCGTTCGGTGTATCGACGCTGATTGCTGGGTTCGACCCAAGGGATAATAGTCCTAAACTATATCAAACCGAACCCAGTGGTATATATTCTGCCTGGTCGGCGCAGGCAATAGGAAGAAATTCCAAGACTGTAAGGGAGTTTTTAGAAAAAAATTACTTGAAGCAAAACCCCCCCAGTTCCGAGCAGGACTGCGTAAAGCTGACCGTCAAGGCTCTGCTCGAGGTTGTTCAGACAGGCGCGAAAAACATTGAAGTCACGGTTGTAAAGCCAAATTCTGAAATCCTCACACTAACCACAGATCAAATTACCACATACGTTCAAGAAATAGAACAGGAAAAACAACAAGAGTTcgagaagaagaagcaggGCGAATAA
- the PRE1 gene encoding proteasome core particle subunit beta 4 (Syntenic homolog of Ashbya gossypii AAR019W; Syntenic homolog of Saccharomyces cerevisiae YER012W (PRE1)), with the protein MDIILGIRVQDSVILASSKAVTKGISVIKATDDKALQLSPHCLLSFSGESGDSVQFAEYIQANMQLYIIRENYELSPQAQASFVRNELAKSLRSRKPFQVNVLVGGYDLRKEKPELYQIDYLGVKVELPYAAHGYAGFYTFSLLDHHYRPDMTTEEGLDLLKLCVEELERRMPIDFKGVMVKVVDKNGVRVIDDFPSGA; encoded by the coding sequence ATGGATATTATTCTCGGTATTAGGGTACAAGACTCTGTGATTTTAGCATCTTCGAAGGCAGTAACTAAAGGTATAAGTGTTATAAAAGCAACAGATGATAAAGCACTTCAATTATCTCCACACTGCTTGCTATCATTTAGTGGCGAGTCTGGTGACTCAGTGCAATTTGCTGAATATATTCAGGCAAACATGCAGCTATATATCATAAGAGAAAACTATGAATTATCACCGCAGGCGCAAGCAAGTTTTGTCAGAAATGAACTGGCTAAGTCATTAAGGTCTAGAAAACCATTCCAAGTGAATGTATTGGTTGGTGGTTATGATTTAAGAAAAGAGAAGCCTGAACTGTATCAAATTGACTATTTAGGAGTGAAAGTTGAATTGCCATATGCTGCACATGGTTACGCTGGATTTTATACCTTTTCGCTTTTGGATCACCACTATAGGCCAGACATGACTACTGAAGAAGGTCTGGATTTGTTGAAGCTTTGTGTCGAAGAATTGGAACGCAGAATGCCAATCGATTTCAAAGGTGTAATGGTTAAGGTTGTTGATAAGAATGGAGTTAGAGTAATTGACGACTTTCCATCAGGAGCTTAA
- the MIM1 gene encoding Mim1p (Syntenic homolog of Ashbya gossypii AAR013W; Syntenic homolog of Saccharomyces cerevisiae YOL026C (MIM1)) translates to MAEEILGDIHEEVHATVLSHSLGDAELDGRHEGKNSSTTEQGVEGLEASILESSSNLSGSSPNHIMIAPSSGVNFSKLLSFVGSCSINLLVPFLNGLMLGFGELLAHEISWKFTWFNRERNSGYRIYPETRKLFEMNEELKTDQQQQQQDGLDIDHPNSDGFL, encoded by the coding sequence ATGGCCGAAGAAATCTTGGGAGATATTCATGAGGAGGTGCATGCCACTGTTCTTTCTCATAGTTTAGGCGATGCTGAATTGGATGGGCGGCATGAAGGAAAAAACAGTTCTACAACCGAACAAGGTGTAGAAGGCTTAGAAGCATCTATTTTAGAATCATCATCAAATTTATCTGGCTCTTCCCCAAATCATATAATGATAGCACCCTCATCGGGTGTGAATTTTAGCAAATTGCTGTCGTTTGTTGGTTCTTGTTCTATAAATTTGTTAGTACCGTTCTTAAATGGGCTAATGCTTGGTTTTGGGGAATTACTTGCTCATGAAATAAGTTGGAAGTTCACGTGGTTTAATAGGGAGCGCAATAGCGGATATAGAATTTATCCAGAGACGAGGAAGTTGTTTGAGATGAACGAAGAGCTCAAGACAGAtcagcagcaacagcagcaagATGGACTTGACATCGATCACCCTAACTCAGATGGATTTTTATAG
- the VLD1 gene encoding Vld1p (Syntenic homolog of Ashbya gossypii AAR015C; Syntenic homolog of Saccharomyces cerevisiae YIR014W): MREGEVFAKQILMLTYTIIYIRFVRDKSILNGILPLLLISLAKFANNVEYTYFDVETPQDTELTLKELLGKTLHVLHLLIIFQSIYTILYHSFLNLETDVCRYNYGYLFTDLLGEFDCERRGRTMLFVLDFVLLTCELQVTTDCLTRLKNGNHVKIELLPVERYGIFSILRAKTTGLNATEWELTVYSPLRRLGRDLSSSRTIGEIDYGSVR; this comes from the coding sequence ATGAGGGAGGGTGAGGTGTTTGCAAAGCAGATATTAATGCTAACATATACGATCATATACATCAGATTTGTAAGGGATAAGTCCATCCTCAATGGCATCCTCCCACTTTTGCTAATATCACTGGCGAAATTTGCAAATAACGTAGAGTATACATATTTTGATGTTGAGACACCCCAGGATACCGAATTGACTCTAAAAGAGCTATTAGGAAAGACACTACATGTGTTACATTTGTTAATTATTTTTCAGAGCATATACACTATACTTTACCATAGTTTCCTAAATTTGGAAACAGACGTTTGTCGCTACAATTATGGATATTTGTTTACTGATCTTCTAGGGGAGTTTGACTGTGAAAGAAGAGGAAGGACAATGCTATTTGTTCTTGACTTTGTGTTGTTAACGTGTGAGCTCCAGGTTACGACGGACTGTTTAACTCGTTTGAAAAATGGCAACCATGTAAAAATTGAATTGCTACCTGTTGAACGTTACGGGATATTTTCAATTTTAAGGGCAAAAACTACAGGGCTAAATGCAACCGAATGGGAGTTGACCGTTTATTCACCATTGCGTAGGCTTGGGCGGGACCTTAGCAGTAGTCGCACAATAGGGGAAATTGACTACGGGAGTGTACGTTAG
- the RPR2 gene encoding ribonuclease P protein subunit RPR2 (Syntenic homolog of Ashbya gossypii AAR014C; Syntenic homolog of Saccharomyces cerevisiae YIR015W (RPR2)): MGKSSSKRNQGQQHQSINEEGILLIPPPKSVSSKEHLQRINYLFQLSAFHTISHDKDPKQELSSAYMKNLDLIQKKVNLSMTPAMKRSICKACLRLQVPTRTMKVFVENQSRQGRKNPNGDVLVYSCRCGKSKRFPIGKDRTYRCYTEREGNLLELENRQHQHSK, from the coding sequence ATGGGCAAATCAAGTTCTAAGAGGAATCAGGGTCAGCAGCATCAAAGCATTAACGAAGAGGGAATTTTGCTTATACCGCCTCCAAAAAGTGTCTCTTCTAAAGAGCATTTGCAACGCATTAACTACTTATTCCAATTATCTGCATTTCATACAATATCGCATGACAAAGACCCAAAACAGGAGTTGTCTAGTGCATACATGAAGAATTTGGATTTGATTCAGAAGAAGGTTAATTTATCTATGACGCCTGCCATGAAGCGTAGTATATGTAAAGCGTGTCTCCGCTTACAGGTACCGACCAGGACAATGAAAGTTTTTGTTGAGAATCAATCAAGACAAGGACGAAAAAATCCAAATGGAGATGTTTTGGTGTATAGCTGCAGGTGCGGTAAATCAAAACGTTTTCCGATTGGCAAGGACAGAACCTACAGATGCTATACCGAAAGGGAAGGTAATCTGTTGGAATTAGAGAATCGCCAGCACCAGCATTCAAAGTAA
- the EGH1 gene encoding hydrolase (Syntenic homolog of Ashbya gossypii AAR017W; Syntenic homolog of Saccharomyces cerevisiae YIR007W): protein MLECISISPDGEFIDGDGNQIQLRGVNLTFNNKFPQFPYLPTNAPIEDDFWDEAEQVSFVDDSLSSEDIEAHITRLKLLGYNCIRSCFTWEAIEHGGPGVYDKDYMDFTVRVLKIIQKVGGIYVYLDPHQDVWSRFSGGSGAPLWTLYCAGFQPKGFQATEAAILHNYYIDPESKSELFVYPKMIWSTNYFRLACQTMFTLFYGGKDFAPKCIINGVNIQDYLQDKFLKAVMTFYSYIKENAPDLFEENVVIGLETLNEPHFGYLNVLNLDEFSKDRSLKKGTTPTSYQSFLLGEGIACNVDIYDITIFGAKRVGRTLVDPKGVKAWLTESERHELDKKYNWVRDPAWLPGCIWKAHGVWGFDEKHKPVLLNPEYFSKSPRTGEPLSIKYFTNHYFIEFFAKFRKMFREIDDKALLFLEPPVLKEPPFLRGSHLIDNKTVYACHFYDGMSLMFNSWNRKFNIDTFGYMRDRYSHPIFGIVFGETNTRKCFRRQLREMKSEGRAFLGDHVPIFFTEIGMPYNMEEKKGVRTERFTSEVRANDALGFALESNNMSYSLWCYNPNNSHKWGDNWNQENFSIWNSEVAVSEPKKIIFKANGDPSASFSCSTVSTAGSEDKNHEEDAAKIFDYSGFRALDAILRPFPTKIHGKFVNAEFNLEQSRYKLEIQARDDIEGFTTVFLSYYHFPIESSEVKVSSGHVVSDVENQSIRWYHSKGGNQTLQVELKTDEMNSSQIDSTGCTLM from the coding sequence ATGCTAGAGTGTATAAGTATCTCGCCTGATGGTGAGTTTATAGATGGCGATGGTAACCAAATTCAATTACGGGGAGTTAACTTGACTTTTAATAACAAGTTCCCACAGTTTCCCTATCTACCAACGAATGCACCGATCGAAGATGACTTTTGGGATGAAGCTGAACAAGTTTCTTTTGTAGATGATTCGTTGAGCTCAGAAGATATTGAGGCCCATATTACTAGATTAAAATTACTCGGCTATAACTGCATTAGAAGTTGTTTCACTTGGGAGGCTATTGAACATGGCGGCCCTGGCGTGTATGACAAAGACTATATGGACTTCACAGTACGagtattaaaaataatacAAAAAGTTGGGGGAATTTATGTCTACTTAGATCCTCATCAAGATGTTTGGTCAAGATTTTCTGGTGGTTCTGGTGCCCCATTATGGACCTTATACTGTGCGGGATTCCAACCAAAAGGATTCCAAGCGACGGAGGCGGCAATCTTGCATAATTACTATATTGATCCTGAGAGCAAATCTGAATTGTTTGTTTACCCTAAAATGATCTGGTCTACCAATTACTTTCGATTGGCTTGTCAGACAATGTTCACTTTATTTTATGGTGGGAAGGATTTTGCTCCAAAGTGCATAATAAACGGTGTAAATATCCAAGATTACCTTCAGGATAAGTTTTTAAAGGCTGTAATGACATTTTATTCatatattaaagaaaatGCTCCTGATTTGTTCGAAGAAAATGTTGTTATTGGCTTGGAAACTTTGAATGAACCTCATTTTGGCTACCTCAATGTGCTAAACTTGGATGAATTTTCAAAAGATAGGAGCCTAAAGAAGGGTACTACCCCCACATCCTACCAAAGTTTTCTACTAGGCGAGGGTATAGCCTGTAATGTTGATATTTACGATATTACTATTTTCGGTGCCAAAAGAGTTGGCAGGACATTGGTAGACCCTAAGGGCGTGAAGGCCTGGCTCACTGAGAGTGAACGCCATGAACTTGACAAAAAATATAACTGGGTTAGGGACCCAGCATGGCTACCAGGTTGTATATGGAAGGCGCATGGTGTGTGGGGATTTGACGAAAAACACAAGCCGGTACTTTTAAATCCGGAGTATTTTAGCAAGTCTCCTAGGACTGGTGAACCCCTTAGTATCAAGTACTTCACTAACCACTATTTCATTGAGTTTTTCGCTAAATTTAGGAAGATGTTCAGAGAGATTGATGATAAGGCGTTATTGTTTCTTGAACCGCCAGTCCTAAAAGAGCCACCGTTCCTAAGAGGTAGCCACTTAATAGACAACAAGACAGTATATGCTTGCCATTTTTACGATGGCATGTCCTTAATGTTCAATTCATGGAACAGGAAGTTCAACATTGATACTTTTGGATATATGCGGGACAGGTACAGCCATCCCATTTTTGGTATCGTTTTTGGTGAGACAAATACAAGGAAATGCTTCCGAAGGCAATTAAGAGAGATGAAGTCCGAAGGTAGGGCCTTTCTTGGAGATCATGTTCCCATATTCTTTACTGAAATAGGTATGCCTTACAATATGGAGGAAAAGAAGGGCGTTAGAACGGAAAGGTTCACCTCTGAAGTTCGCGCCAACGATGCATTGGGGTTTGCTTTAGAGAGCAACAACATGTCATATTCTTTATGGTGCTATAATCCCAATAATAGCCATAAGTGGGGCGACAACTGGAACCAGGAGAACTTTTCAATTTGGAATTCCGAAGTTGCTGTTAGCGAGCCCAAAAAGATTATATTCAAAGCTAATGGTGACCCTTCTGCATCGTTCTCGTGCTCAACGGTATCAACTGCGGGCTCAGAAGATAAAAACCACGAGGAGGATGCGGCAAAGATATTCGATTACAGCGGGTTTCGCGCATTAGATGCAATTCTGAGACCTTTTCCAACTAAAATACATGGCAAATTTGTTAATGCTGAGTTCAATCTAGAACAGTCACGTTATAAACTAGAAATTCAAGCTCGTGATGATATTGAAGGATTCACTACGGTATTTTTGTCCTATTATCATTTCCCTATCGAATCTAGTGAGGTCAAAGTATCATCCGGCCATGTTGTTAGTGATGTAGAAAATCAATCGATAAGATGGTACCATAGTAAGGGAGGAAACCAGACCTTACAAGTAGAATTGAAAACCGATGAGATGAATTCATCGCAGATCGATTCAACAGGATGCACATTGATGTAG
- the PRI1 gene encoding DNA primase subunit PRI1 (Syntenic homolog of Ashbya gossypii AAR018W; Syntenic homolog of Saccharomyces cerevisiae YIR008C (PRI1)): protein MPSFAENSSKAMESTPPVVESASSMSPPSSAAASSGPSSSDMQYYYQYLYPFKVVFQWLNHYPKPQRDMINREFAMAFRSGAYKRYNSFNTVQEFKQQIQKGNPDRFEIGAVYNKPPRDRDSVLKTEMKPIEKELVFDIDMDDYDAFRTCCSGAHVCEKCWKFISLAIKVMNTSFEEDFGFQDFIWVFSGRRGAHCWISDKRARVLTDSQRRGMLDYMNVIKDRNLEKKMNFIRPYHPHLSRSLEILKPHFTAFILREQDPWQKDTVAFQTILPALHDKLLSEALKKYWTENPGRSSETKWKDIDQLALAQNKQAKRQDYITRLKESKEDLILTVLYPKLDIEVTKQTIHLLKAPFCIHPSTGNVCVPISENFTPSDAPKLITLQREMEQNGNNADETSLKPFISIFNSHVSAVMKTEISFRKREREDGNDENMDF, encoded by the coding sequence ATGCCTTCTTTTGCGGAGAATTCTTCGAAAGCAATGGAATCAACTCCACCAGTGGTTGAATCTGCTTCATCTATGTCACCGCCGAGTTCAGCGGCTGCAAGCTCTGGTCCTAGTTCATCAGATATGCAGTACTACTACCAATATTTGTATCCATTCAAAGTCGTTTTTCAATGGCTTAATCATTACCCCAAACCGCAAAGGGATATGATTAATCGTGAGTTTGCAATGGCGTTTAGATCTGGTGCGTATAAAAGATACAATTCATTTAATACAGTCCAGGAATTCAAGCAGCAAATTCAGAAGGGCAATCCTGATAGGTTTGAAATAGGTGCTGTGTATAACAAGCCACCTCGTGATCGAGACTCAGTGTTAAAAACTGAGATGAAACCAATTGAAAAAGAATTGGTTTTCGATATTGATATGGATGACTACGATGCTTTCAGAACATGCTGCTCAGGCGCTCATGTGTGCGAAAAGTGTTGGAAATTCATATCCCTGGCGATTAAGGTTATGAATACTTcctttgaagaagatttCGGATTTCAAGATTTCATTTGGGTGTTTTCGGGAAGACGTGGTGCGCACTGCTGGATAAGTGATAAACGAGCCCGGGTACTAACAGATTCCCAGAGACGGGGTATGCTAGACTATATGAATGTTATCAAGGATAGGAACTTagagaagaagatgaatttCATTAGACCGTACCATCCACATCTTTCAAGATCACTCGAAATCCTGAAGCCGCATTTTACCGCTTTTATTTTACGTGAACAGGACCCATGGCAAAAAGATACCGTCGCTTTCCAGACTATTCTTCCTGCATTACATGATAAGCTTCTCAGCGAGGCCTTAAAGAAGTACTGGACTGAAAACCCCGGAAGATCCAGTGAAACGAAGTGGAAAGATATTGATCAACTTGCTTTAGCCCAGAACAAACAGGCAAAGAGGCAAGATTACATTACTAGATTAAAGGAATCTAAAGAAGATCTTATACTCACAGTTTTATACCCAAAACTAGATATAGAAGTGACGAAACAAACAATTCATTTGCTGAAAGCTCCATTTTGCATACATCCTTCCACAGGTAATGTTTGTGTTCCGATCTCAGAGAACTTCACGCCTTCAGATGCTCCCAAACTAATAACATTACAGCGCGAAATGGAGCAGAATGGAAACAACGCTGATGAAACATCGTTGAAGCCATTTATATCAATATTTAATTCTCACGTTTCGGCGGTTATGAAAACAGAGATCAGCTTCCGTAAACGTGAACGTGAAGACGGAAATGATGAAAATATGGACTTCTAA
- the MDM38 gene encoding ribosome-binding protein MDM38 (Syntenic homolog of Ashbya gossypii AAR016W; Syntenic homolog of Saccharomyces cerevisiae YOL027C (MDM38)): MSLNPRYSGLLRLLLLKGANVGTRPHYYAKIGHYNFGNVRNFALSSMTIRRSYSDYKRPGHFIEQDKEELKDEKPPVIPVPAKKSKEALWAKIKHEVKHYVNGTKLLGYELKISMKLLIKFAKGYELSRREKIQLKRTMGDIFRLVPFSAFIIIPFAELLLPVALKLFPNMLPSTYESGKDKQKKVQLLADTRQKTSDLLHETLEESSLISYNTLESSEKKKKFLAFFKKLNSPKDGAVSVFTHDEIASVTRMFKNDSVLDNLSRPQLVAMAKYMSLRPFGTDAMLRYQIRRSLKTIMDDDKVLDYEGVESLTTEELYQAAILRGMKTFGVPKQQLIDYMNVWLNMRLRQRIPSVLMILSSAYTYGGMIDGSASKQNPQAVVGLGDKRHKDLMDFYFDAILQVLGSIPDPVYNVAKLEVSSSKEQKDSLKDEAANKVVEEQKETPQEKAKEEPVLKAPEVKTKMQPSSVDTETSHGKIEPKPEKQTEREEEEIQATDDNELKLKVLKEQEELIRKEEEEAKLRAPNTVVDDNISLEEDEPEDSKSNKEPPKEKEITKEKEKAK; the protein is encoded by the coding sequence ATGTCTTTGAATCCAAGATATAGTGGACTACTGCGGTTGTTATTGCTAAAAGGGGCTAATGTGGGAACAAGGCCTCATTACTACGCTAAAATTGGCCATTATAACTTTGGAAATGTTAGAAATTTTGCATTGTCCTCAATGACAATCAGGCGGTCCTATAGTGATTACAAGAGACCTGGCCACTTCATAGAACAGGATAAAGAGGAATTAAAGGATGAAAAGCCGCCAGTCATCCCTGTACCAGCTAAGAAATCTAAAGAAGCCTTGTGGGCAAAGATTAAGCATGAAGTGAAGCATTACGTTAATGGAACCAAATTGTTAGGATATGAACTGAAAATTTCGATGAAGTTGCTTATAAAGTTTGCGAAGGGGTATGAGCTCTCTAGACGTGAAAAAATTCAGCTCAAAAGAACCATGGGTGATATTTTCCGTTTAGTGCCATTCTCCGCATTTATTATTATCCCATTTGCAGAGCTCTTACTTCCTGTAGCTTTAAAGCTGTTCCCTAATATGTTACCGTCAACGTATGAATCGGGCAAGGATAAGCAAAAAAAGGTACAACTTCTGGCTGATACTCGCCAAAAGACCTCAGATCTGTTGCATGAGACTCTAGAAGAGTCCTCTTTAATCAGCTACAATACCTTAGAAAGTAGtgaaaagaagaaaaaattCCTCGCATTTTTCAAGAAATTAAACTCTCCTAAAGATGGTGCAGTGAGTGTATTTACCCATGATGAAATTGCTTCCGTTACCAGGATGTTTAAAAATGATTCTGTTTTGGATAACCTCTCGCGCCCTCAGCTGGTTGCAATGGCTAAGTATATGTCACTACGTCCTTTTGGTACTGACGCGATGTTGAGATATCAGATTCGTCGCAGTCTAAAGACAATCATGGATGATGATAAGGTTTTAGATTATGAAGGTGTGGAATCGCTGACGACGGAAGAATTATACCAGGCTGCAATATTGAGAGGTATGAAGACATTTGGTGTTCCTAAACAGCAATTGATCGACTATATGAACGTATGGTTGAATATGAGACTAAGGCAAAGAATTCCAAGTGTATTGATGATACTTTCTAGTGCCTATACATATGGTGGAATGATTGATGGCTCTGCAAGTAAGCAGAATCCTCAAGCTGTTGTTGGATTGGGTGATAAACGACACAAGGATTTGATGGATTTCTACTTTGACGCTATACTACAAGTCTTAGGTTCTATTCCTGATCCAGTATATAATGTGGCTAAGCTAGAAGTTTCAAGTTCTAAAGAACAGAAGGATTCATTGAAGGACGAAGCCGCAAATAAAGTGGTCGAAGAACAAAAGGAAACTCCACAAGAAAAAGCAAAGGAAGAACCGGTACTGAAGGCGCCGGAAGTGAAGACCAAAATGCAACCTTCTTCAGTCGATACAGAAACTAGTCACGGTAAGATAGAACCCAAGCCAGAGAAACAAACTGAAAGAGAAGAGGAAGAGATACAAGCAACTGATGACAACGAATTGAAGTTGAAGGTGCTAAAGGAACAAGAAGAATTGATTAGAAaggaagaggaagaagcGAAGCTAAGAGCACCTAATACTGTTGTCGACGATAACATTTCCTTGGAGGAAGATGAACCTGAAGATTCCAAATCGAACAAAGAGCCACCGAaagaaaaggaaataaCAAAGGAAAAGGAAAAAGCTAAATGA